In Veillonellales bacterium, a single window of DNA contains:
- the leuB gene encoding 3-isopropylmalate dehydrogenase — MAKKIVVIPGDGIGVEVTSAAVAVLKKAAGRAAIDLEVETGLAGGAAIDDYGVPLPECTLAAVKQADAVLLGAVGGPKWDQVSPDIRPEKAILGLRKALGLYANLRPSRVTAGMLEYSPLKAGVVDGTDILIVRELNGGIYYGPRCEKQADSQVETAWDTEIYSVPEVERIMHVAFKAAQGRKKRVVSVDKANVLASSRLWRRTAERIAGEYRDVELSHLYVDNCAMQLVTGPKQFDVIVTGNLFGDILTDEAAVVSGSIGMLPSASIGDGPGLYEPIHGSAPDIAGKGVANPIGTVLSAAMLLRYSLGEDGAAEAIEQAVEKALAEGYRTADLYQPGLKLVSTAEMGEKIAAGL; from the coding sequence ATGGCAAAAAAAATTGTTGTAATTCCCGGTGACGGGATAGGGGTAGAGGTAACGTCAGCTGCGGTTGCCGTTCTAAAAAAAGCCGCCGGCCGGGCAGCCATAGACCTGGAGGTTGAAACCGGTCTGGCCGGAGGTGCGGCAATTGATGACTATGGCGTTCCCCTGCCGGAGTGTACGCTGGCGGCGGTAAAGCAGGCCGATGCCGTGCTGCTGGGAGCGGTAGGCGGCCCTAAATGGGATCAGGTATCGCCTGACATCAGGCCGGAAAAAGCAATTCTGGGACTGCGGAAAGCCTTAGGCTTGTATGCCAATCTGCGTCCCAGCCGGGTGACAGCCGGTATGCTGGAATATTCCCCTTTGAAAGCCGGGGTGGTGGACGGTACGGATATTCTGATTGTGCGGGAGTTAAACGGCGGGATTTATTATGGTCCCAGATGTGAGAAGCAGGCGGACAGTCAGGTGGAGACGGCCTGGGATACGGAAATTTACAGTGTGCCGGAAGTGGAACGGATCATGCATGTGGCGTTTAAAGCCGCTCAGGGCCGCAAGAAAAGGGTTGTGTCGGTGGACAAGGCCAATGTTTTGGCATCTTCCCGGTTATGGCGGCGTACGGCGGAAAGAATTGCCGGGGAATACCGGGATGTGGAACTGAGCCATTTATATGTGGACAATTGCGCCATGCAGCTGGTGACAGGGCCAAAGCAGTTTGACGTAATTGTGACCGGCAATCTGTTCGGCGATATCCTAACCGATGAGGCCGCTGTAGTGTCCGGTTCCATCGGGATGCTGCCGTCAGCCAGCATCGGCGACGGACCGGGATTGTATGAGCCGATACATGGATCGGCGCCGGATATTGCCGGCAAGGGTGTGGCAAATCCCATCGGAACTGTTTTATCGGCAGCTATGCTGCTGCGGTATTCCTTGGGAGAAGATGGCGCGGCGGAAGCAATTGAGCAGGCGGTCGAGAAGGCGCTGGCGGAAGGATACCGCACCGCTGATTTGTATCAGCCGGGCTTGAAGCTTGTGTCAACGGCGGAGATGGGTGAAAAGATTGCGGCCGGTTTATAA